A window of Tachyglossus aculeatus isolate mTacAcu1 chromosome 26, mTacAcu1.pri, whole genome shotgun sequence genomic DNA:
gcccatgtgcgtTTCATTAGACCATacctccatgtgcctcagtttcctcatctgtaaagtgggaatgtttaaatattttattctcccatccccttagactctgagtcccacacgcaacagggactatgtctgagctCACTGTACCGTAACCACCACAGTTCTTGGGCCCACGGTGAGTCCACATCTATTCTTACTAGTGTTACTATTACAACTctcagcaggatacccaagcacCTGACGCAATTGAGACGGCAGatgctctttttgagcagaagtgAGAAACGAGGCAGAAGTGAAAACAGTGCAAACTCCAAACAGAGTAACCTGACAAGGGACAACCATTTTCTCCGCCCTAAGAGGCCAGGACTTCCTCCGAGAGTCCCATATGGAAGGCCTCACAAGCCCCCGCATCCACTCCGAGTCCCcaacctgacacccaggcctctcTAGGGTCTGGGCACAggatttctagactgcaagcctggtgtgggcagggattgctgaattgaactttccaagctcttactacagtgctctgcacacagtaagcgctcagtaagtacgattgaatgaatgaatgaattccagagaCCCAATTTAAGTCCTCTTCCGTGCTCTGACTTCCCTGATCTTGTCCCTCGACCCTCCTGCCTACTCCTCCTATCCCCCTAGTGACCTGATGTGACGACCTTTAGCGGCATTCCCATCAGCTGCGAACAGCTGTCCTGCTGCTCCCCTCCTGAGGCCCTGGACTAGTTTTTTCTGTTTTgttacttatggcatttgttaagcgctcattaggtgccaagcactggggcagacacaagtttaCCAGGTTGAACAGTCTTTGTCAAacagggggcctcacaatctaagttggaaggaggaggactgaatccacattttacagttgtggaaactgaggtccacccagataacaataataataataataatggtattttttaagtgctaactatgtgccaggcactgtactaagcgctgggggggtgggggaggggagatacaagcaaatcaggttgtacatagtccctgatccacatggggctcatagtcttaatccccatgttacagatgaggttagctgaggcccagaaaagtgacttgaccaaggtcatgcagctgacacatggcagagcgagccaggattagaacccagatcctctcactcccaggcccgagatcttcccactaggccacgctgcttctcagtgggctGTCGGGCACCAGCGCCCTTGGGCTCTAGGCGCAAAGACACCCCTCACAGCAGATGCAGCCATGAAGGCTGCCCACCCCGGGGTCGCCAACTCAGCCCGGCCCTGAGCCCCAtgccccgcaggccccgccccagtGACTCCTCGTCGTACCCTGGGCCAGGATGTCAGACTGCACGTCCCCATCGTAGTTCTTGCAGGCCCAGACGAAGCCGCCCGAGGACTTGAGCACTTGGGCCACCATGTCGTCGATGAGCCGGTGCTCGTACCAGATCTTGTTCTTGTCGAATTCCGTCTTATAGTGCCTGCGGGGGCCAGGGGAGGCGCTGCGTCCAATGCGAggcactggggggcggggggcaccacgaaaGGGGCGACCAAAGTGGGTgggcccccaacccccaccctgaGACGCCTCCCGCCCCCGGGCTGGGACGGGGAGCAGGGAGAGCCAGTAGTCCAGCTGCAAGGACCCGGGTGGCCGGGTCCCTCTaccttctcccattcctcctcccgcccccacatTACTTTTCAAAGATTTCCTGGAAGATGTCCTTGAAGCGGCCGTCGTAGGCCTTGAGGATGGTGTTCTTGGTGCTCATGTACAGGGGCCACTTCTTCTGGATGGCGTACTGGAAGCAGCTGTGCGCAAACCCCGAGATGGACTGCGGGGAGGCGGGGACACGTCCTCAGCCCCGGCCCCCTTGGGAGATGGCCCTAGGCCTCCTCCGGCCCTTCCATCCCTTTGGGTGCCCCCGGGGGAGAAGCTGGAAGCATTCTCTACTGTTGCGAAGCCTCCAGCCAGCCGGGACAGAGAGGGACCCCcggtcacccccagccccaggtcTTGGGAGGGAGACGGCGCAGAAGACCAGCGGGTTGGGCAGCCAGACGGAGGTGCCACCTTTGCACCCCACCGGGGCCCCTGCAGCGGGCCGGGCACTCACCTCATCTGTGTTGTACATGCCCATGCCCACGCCGCCGCCGGGGAAGTTGTACACCTCCCACTCCTTCACCCCGCTGCCGTCCTTGGGAGTGAACACCATCTTGAAGGAGCCCGACCGGTCCACCACAAAGTCTGTCGCTTTGTACTGTGAAAGCAAGGCGGAGTGTTGGGAGGGGATCCCGGCTGCCCTGCCGTGCCCCCTCactgccccgccccctgcccccacagcGGGCGCACCTGGTCGCCGTGAGCGTGTCTCCCGATGGTGATGGCTCGAGTCCAGCCGGGGACCAGCCGGGGGATGTTCTTGCAGATGATGGGCTCCCGGAAGACCGTCCCCCCGAGGATGTTCCTGATGGTGCCGTTGGGGCTCTTCCACATCTTCTTCAGCTTGAACTCTGCAGCAcccgggggtggaggtggggaggtcagggctgggggtggtggggtcagCCTCTGGGAGTTGGGGGGGCAACCTCtggggtgggagcagaggagggTTCATTCCCCCATTGGGACCCAGCTCAGAGCAGGGTGTCATTCCTCTGCCACCTAAGGGTGGGCAGGACTCTTCCCAAGGCCCACTGGGATCTGACGCATGCTCCTCTACCTGTCCACACAtgtgtatgtgtacacacacacacacacacacacacacacacacacacacacacacacaccctcccccccgccccccccaagtgcacacttttttcttctttaaatggtatttgctaagtgctcactttgtgcccgGCACTATATACTACGCACTACAGTAgaaacaagccaatcaggttggacacggtccctgttccacatcaggctcagtcttaatccccattttacagatgagaaatggaggcccagagaaatgaagtgactcgccctaggtcatacagcatggcagagctgggattagaacctacgtccgaGACTCCCAGAGccacattaggccacactgcttcccttatactctttcacttacacacacacgcacacacacacacacacacacacacacactctctctctctctcgctctctctttctctctctctctctctctctcactctctccaccccacctgtCCCCCCCTACCTTCAACCCGAGCTTCATCAGGAGTGATGGTGGCACACTTGACAGCCACGCTGTACTTCTGAGTGGCCAGCGCCGAGTCGATGGTCACCTGGTCATCCGTCTGGTCCCGGTGCGGAAGCCCCAGGTCAAAGTATTTGAGTTGAACATCCACGTGCGGCAGGATTagctggggagaagcagaaaaAAGGTGGTTCATGGGGGGacttggggaggaggaaaggagagggcagggcagggggcagagcaaGCTTAGCAAGGTGATGCCCAGGAGGACAAGGAAAGTCGGGGACACGATGTGGCTGTCACTAGGCTGGTGAGGGAAGGGTTACGGGCTGGGGTAGGGGGGGTCCTAGGGAACTGGGCCAGTAGGAGGCCCAGAGGGTGGCCAGATCAGAGGGCTAGAAAGGGGCAAGATTGGTGGCCAGACACTGGTTGGAGAGGGTCCTCCTTAAATAGGGTGGCTGAGGGTGACCGAATGCCAGGTAGCCCAGGGGAATGGCCCGGTGCCCGATGATGGAGGAAGTGGGAAGGGGCTCAGCCGCCACAGGGCTGTGcggaggtgagagggagggagggagggagggaggaaacccCGCTAGGGCTGGAAGGAGGCGGCCCCAGTGTGAGAAACAAATGGTTCTCTCTCTAGCCGCTGCTGTTTCCGGTTTGATCTACTCTGTATTTCTCGTGGGTCCaccctcccccaatcaatcaatcactcgtatttattgagcgcttactgtatgcagagcactgtactaagcgcttgggaagtacatgttggcaacatatagagacagtccctactcaacagtgggctcacagtctagaagactagtctaGTCCCCGTGGGCCTGGGCCAGGGTCTAGATGAGCATCCTTGCTTGGCACAGGACATCAGGCACTATACGCTCTGCAAATGGTCCAGAGAGGGGTCTTCCCCCAGTAGTGAAACCTTCCCCGGTGGCTGCCTCCACCccacagggagagaaggaagggctgGGCTGGCAAATCCCAACACcagggagatagagagagggtTCGGCTGCAGGCTGGGTGGGGCAGGAGATGGGACAAGAGAGGGAAAATGATCCCTGTGTGATGCCAACCCCCTCTGAGGGCACTGTGTGTAAGGGAAGGGTCAGGAGGTACGCCCAGCCCTGGCTGAGGCCTGgaggggggggagatggagatgggcaGCCCCGAGTCAACCTTCTCCTTGATGAATTGCCAGATGATGCGGGTCATCTCatctccatccatctccaccACCGGCTTCGCCACCTTGATCCGTTTATCGGCATCTGAAAGGGAACCACGGCCCAGCTCTCAGatctggaggggcgggggggggggcggggtgctTCCCCGATCgcccctctccgcctcccccaCAGCAGCTCTCCTTCTTGACCCAATCCATCGACAGGTGGTATctataaagggcttactatgtactgagcatttgagtaTGATAAttagtaggtatgatccctgtcctcgggAGCTTCCACTCTCCACGATATTTAGCATCAATCATATTGACCGAGCCGACTCTGGTTACGGCATTCTATCAGTCACTTGGGGAACGGACAGCGGTAAAAGATGTCCTTTTCTGCCCTCTGGGAGTTTACGATctaatgagggggaagggaaacctAAACTGGCACATCTACCATGGGTAAGTATGAGAGAATGGGCATAAATAACAGGTGCAAGTGGATAAATGAAATGCAAACAATAGTAATCACtgaggcatctgttaagcgcttactacatgccaggtacatGCCGATTGGG
This region includes:
- the IDH2 gene encoding isocitrate dehydrogenase [NADP], mitochondrial, which produces MAAYLRAAQSLCRVSARALGKKSPPAPVPAQAAAAVLTLQRQPQRNYADKRIKVAKPVVEMDGDEMTRIIWQFIKEKLILPHVDVQLKYFDLGLPHRDQTDDQVTIDSALATQKYSVAVKCATITPDEARVEEFKLKKMWKSPNGTIRNILGGTVFREPIICKNIPRLVPGWTRAITIGRHAHGDQYKATDFVVDRSGSFKMVFTPKDGSGVKEWEVYNFPGGGVGMGMYNTDESISGFAHSCFQYAIQKKWPLYMSTKNTILKAYDGRFKDIFQEIFEKHYKTEFDKNKIWYEHRLIDDMVAQVLKSSGGFVWACKNYDGDVQSDILAQGFGSLGLMTSVLVCPDGKTIEAEAAHGTVTRHYREHQKGRPTSTNPIASIFAWTRGLEHRGKLDGNQDLINFAQSLEKVCVQTVESGAMTKDLAGCIHGLSNVKLNEHYINTTDFLDAIKNNLDKALGKS